One genomic segment of Paenibacillus durus includes these proteins:
- a CDS encoding ABC transporter substrate-binding protein, protein MLATLQFLELRSSYADRELNIPFPATVQTLTEIWHCTPRNVKIVLRKLSDLGWISWQPGLGRGNSSMLTFLADAQDILLEEAIAQTKKGDVKGALELIDRFGESAQVKNGFLEWLSGGMGFTRTLGTDTVLDALRFPVQRSIVTLDPAAIYFAFDSHIIGHIYDTLVDFDPISETFRPSIAHFWESSPDCSEWIIHLRKGVSFHHGREVTAQDVIYTFDRLRLNPERYEQSWMFTGISDIRMLDRKTVHITLTGPNYLFLHLLSVKASSILPADLCGADEAAFMRQPVGTGSFKLVRHDESICVLEAFSSHFRGRPHIDRVEIIHLSEQDAGMLKEPDWSRASCTEQNVYNGYLRKSAGPDAEWREVETISPGCSMLVFNQRKEGPQSSLAFRRALDLIIDRKRMIADLGENRIYPARGFRTHRSGAADEVERMEPSPDAADIYRLLEQSGYRGETILLSTRSRHVTDAQWIQQRCRDLGIRMEIKVRKAEDMAGPGFSPEDDCQLYEVVLGNDEIQDLELYLQKGFFPSALADGMRETVEASARAVMSDSDPHSRWHRLYELEELLRQSCSVLFLLHKKSNTRFHSSIQGINLNSCGWLDFRTVWFQPHSLGELGSKGIRLG, encoded by the coding sequence TTGCTGGCCACTCTGCAATTTCTTGAGCTTCGATCGTCTTACGCCGACCGCGAACTGAATATTCCCTTTCCCGCCACGGTTCAAACGCTGACCGAGATATGGCATTGTACTCCGCGCAACGTTAAGATCGTCCTCCGCAAACTTTCCGATCTTGGATGGATTAGCTGGCAGCCCGGGCTTGGGCGGGGGAATTCCTCCATGCTCACTTTTCTCGCCGACGCGCAGGATATACTGCTTGAAGAAGCCATAGCTCAAACGAAAAAAGGCGATGTCAAAGGAGCGCTCGAACTGATCGACCGCTTCGGCGAGTCCGCGCAGGTCAAGAACGGATTCCTGGAGTGGCTCTCAGGGGGCATGGGCTTTACCCGGACTTTGGGTACCGACACCGTGCTGGATGCGCTCCGGTTCCCGGTGCAGCGCTCCATTGTAACGCTCGACCCCGCTGCGATTTATTTTGCTTTCGACTCGCATATTATTGGGCATATTTACGATACGCTGGTTGATTTCGATCCGATTAGCGAAACCTTTCGGCCTTCCATTGCCCATTTCTGGGAAAGCTCGCCCGACTGCAGCGAATGGATCATCCACCTGAGAAAAGGCGTAAGCTTCCATCACGGCAGGGAAGTGACGGCCCAGGATGTCATCTATACCTTCGACCGGCTGCGGCTGAATCCGGAGCGCTATGAGCAGAGCTGGATGTTTACGGGAATATCCGATATCCGCATGCTGGACCGCAAAACGGTCCACATTACGCTCACAGGACCCAATTATCTCTTTCTCCACCTTCTTTCCGTCAAAGCGTCCTCCATCCTTCCCGCAGACCTGTGCGGAGCCGATGAAGCCGCCTTTATGAGACAGCCGGTGGGAACCGGGTCGTTCAAGCTGGTCCGGCATGATGAAAGCATCTGCGTATTGGAGGCTTTTTCATCCCATTTTCGGGGCAGGCCGCACATCGACCGGGTAGAAATCATACACCTGTCCGAGCAGGATGCGGGGATGCTAAAGGAGCCGGACTGGTCCCGCGCCTCCTGCACGGAACAGAATGTTTACAATGGATATTTGCGAAAAAGCGCCGGCCCGGACGCCGAATGGCGTGAGGTGGAGACGATTTCTCCGGGCTGCAGCATGCTGGTCTTTAACCAGCGCAAGGAAGGACCCCAGAGCAGCCTCGCCTTCCGGCGGGCGCTTGATCTGATCATTGACCGTAAGCGGATGATTGCAGATCTTGGGGAGAACCGAATTTACCCAGCGCGAGGATTTCGCACTCACCGCAGCGGAGCGGCTGACGAGGTGGAAAGAATGGAACCGTCGCCGGATGCAGCGGATATTTACCGGCTGTTAGAGCAAAGCGGTTACCGGGGAGAGACGATACTGTTGTCAACCCGAAGCCGCCATGTCACCGACGCACAGTGGATTCAGCAGCGCTGCCGCGATCTCGGCATCCGCATGGAAATTAAGGTGCGCAAGGCGGAGGATATGGCGGGTCCGGGCTTTTCGCCAGAGGATGATTGCCAGCTATATGAGGTCGTTCTCGGCAATGACGAAATCCAGGATCTGGAATTATACTTGCAAAAAGGATTTTTTCCTTCAGCCTTGGCGGACGGCATGCGGGAGACTGTAGAAGCTTCGGCTCGTGCGGTGATGTCCGACTCCGACCCGCACAGCCGCTGGCACAGACTCTATGAGCTGGAAGAGCTGCTGCGTCAATCATGCAGCGTTCTCTTTCTGCTCCATAAGAAGAGTAACACCCGGTTCCATTCCTCCATCCAGGGAATCAATCTGAATTCATGCGGCTGGCTCGACTTCCGCACCGTCTGGTTCCAGCCGCATTCCCTCGGGGAATTAGGGAGTAAAGGCATTCGGCTTGGATAG
- the trxB gene encoding thioredoxin-disulfide reductase → MYKSIVIGTGPAGLTAAIYLARANLNPLVIEGLQPGGQLTTTTEVENFPGFPEGILGPDLMDNMRKQAERFGAEFKSAWVESVDFSQRPFKVNVDGLGVLEAETVIISTGASARYLGIPGEQDNVGRGVSTCATCDGFFFRGKKIIVVGGGDSAMEEAGFLTRFASNVTLVHRREELRASKIMQDRAKENSKVSWALNRTPLEVVTGETGVKGLLVRDNESGKEELIESDGVFVAIGHTPNTAFLGGQITTDANGYIVVRPGTTETNIPGVFACGDVQDTRYRQAISAAGSGCMAAMDAEKYLEGSMVHDWSETLDK, encoded by the coding sequence ATGTATAAATCTATTGTAATTGGAACCGGTCCAGCCGGTCTAACCGCCGCCATTTATTTGGCGCGCGCGAATTTGAATCCGCTGGTGATTGAAGGCTTGCAGCCGGGCGGACAGCTGACAACGACGACGGAAGTGGAGAACTTTCCCGGATTCCCGGAAGGCATTCTCGGACCGGATCTTATGGACAATATGCGCAAGCAAGCGGAACGCTTCGGGGCTGAATTCAAGAGCGCCTGGGTTGAGTCCGTCGATTTCTCGCAGCGGCCCTTTAAAGTGAATGTGGACGGCCTTGGCGTGCTGGAAGCGGAAACGGTCATTATCTCAACGGGCGCTTCGGCCAGGTATCTCGGCATCCCCGGAGAGCAGGACAATGTGGGGCGCGGAGTCAGCACCTGCGCTACCTGCGACGGCTTCTTCTTCCGCGGGAAGAAGATCATTGTCGTAGGAGGCGGCGACTCCGCGATGGAGGAAGCGGGCTTCCTGACGCGGTTTGCAAGCAATGTAACGCTGGTGCACCGCCGCGAGGAGCTGCGGGCGTCCAAGATTATGCAGGACCGCGCAAAAGAAAACAGCAAAGTTTCATGGGCGCTGAACCGCACTCCGCTGGAAGTTGTGACCGGCGAGACCGGAGTGAAAGGACTGCTTGTCCGCGATAACGAGAGTGGTAAGGAAGAACTCATTGAATCCGACGGCGTCTTCGTGGCGATTGGCCATACGCCGAATACCGCTTTTCTCGGCGGCCAGATCACAACCGACGCGAACGGCTATATCGTGGTCCGTCCGGGCACAACAGAGACGAACATCCCAGGTGTATTTGCCTGCGGTGACGTTCAGGATACCCGGTATCGTCAGGCCATTTCAGCAGCGGGTTCGGGCTGTATGGCGGCGATGGACGCCGAGAAGTATCTTGAAGGCTCGATGGTGCACGACTGGAGCGAGACACTGGATAAATAA
- a CDS encoding tetratricopeptide repeat protein, producing the protein MIEKISEIDDGTGNVIPVALNANFFFERAVRSLDRFQYEKALKNFRKAAEYEPENPVNHCNMAGILSEMGDYEASNAILAHVLEQVDPSMTECHFYMANNFANMESFEEAERSLVTYLEEDANGEFLAESEELMELLHYELDRPVSLNRIRSREGAVEHDRARGLLEEGKFPEAVRLLEQITEGTPDFLAAHNNLALAHFYMGRFAKAKECIARVLEKEPGNLHALCNLAIFLQYEGDRSALDGLLRTLEVTVPFHREHVFKLATTMGILGRHRVAYGHFRRLLKDEEISGDAGLYHYCAAAACNSGLRLEAERCWRQAAKLDPESEVPRFFLNLLHQSTAEGSELPAVSYNYQLPFQEQLKLWKANKGSFVEQVRVNPLLRSSFFWALRYGDASLKRQVTEALTWIGDEEMAGALKELLNEPVQDGKQEESGLLRLQKLIGMETDKEPRPEEKERLPRG; encoded by the coding sequence ATGATAGAAAAGATTTCAGAGATTGATGACGGGACAGGAAACGTTATCCCCGTCGCTCTGAACGCTAACTTTTTCTTTGAAAGAGCCGTCCGTTCGCTGGATCGCTTTCAATATGAAAAAGCACTGAAAAATTTCCGCAAAGCGGCTGAATATGAACCGGAAAATCCGGTTAATCATTGCAATATGGCGGGTATACTGTCGGAGATGGGAGATTACGAGGCGTCTAACGCCATTCTGGCCCATGTACTGGAACAGGTGGACCCGTCAATGACGGAATGCCATTTTTATATGGCCAATAACTTTGCCAATATGGAAAGCTTCGAGGAAGCGGAGCGCTCGCTCGTGACATATCTTGAGGAGGATGCGAACGGGGAGTTCCTAGCGGAATCGGAGGAGCTGATGGAGCTGCTGCACTACGAGCTCGACCGTCCTGTTTCGCTGAACCGGATCCGCAGCCGGGAAGGGGCGGTAGAACATGACCGTGCCCGGGGCCTGCTGGAAGAAGGGAAATTTCCGGAGGCGGTTCGTCTCTTGGAACAGATCACTGAGGGAACTCCCGATTTTTTGGCGGCGCATAATAATCTGGCTTTGGCGCATTTTTATATGGGCCGGTTTGCCAAGGCGAAGGAATGTATTGCGCGGGTGCTGGAGAAGGAGCCAGGAAATTTGCATGCGCTCTGCAATCTGGCGATTTTCCTGCAATACGAAGGGGACCGGAGCGCGCTGGATGGGCTGCTGCGCACGTTGGAGGTCACCGTTCCATTCCACCGGGAGCATGTCTTCAAGCTTGCGACGACGATGGGCATTCTGGGACGGCACAGAGTTGCTTATGGTCATTTCCGCCGTCTGCTGAAAGACGAGGAGATCAGCGGTGACGCTGGGCTGTATCATTACTGTGCAGCCGCAGCCTGCAACAGCGGACTGCGGCTGGAGGCCGAGCGCTGCTGGCGGCAGGCCGCCAAGCTCGACCCGGAGTCGGAGGTGCCCCGGTTCTTCTTGAACCTGCTGCATCAGTCGACGGCGGAGGGTTCGGAACTGCCAGCCGTTAGCTATAACTATCAGCTCCCATTTCAGGAGCAGCTTAAGCTGTGGAAGGCCAATAAAGGCAGCTTTGTTGAGCAGGTTAGGGTAAATCCGCTGCTGCGCTCGTCCTTCTTCTGGGCGCTGCGGTACGGAGATGCCAGCTTGAAGCGGCAGGTCACCGAAGCGCTGACTTGGATCGGCGACGAAGAGATGGCCGGAGCCCTCAAGGAACTGCTTAACGAGCCGGTACAGGACGGAAAGCAGGAGGAATCCGGTCTTCTCCGCCTGCAGAAGCTTATTGGTATGGAGACGGACAAGGAACCGCGCCCCGAAGAAAAAGAAAGGCTTCCGCGCGGCTAG